From Rubrobacter calidifluminis:
CGTCGCGTTCGGGCTCGGGCTTCTGGTGTTGCCCGGCGTGATCGTGACCGCCTTCATCGTCGCGCTCGCGGTCGCGGGGGTCTTCGGGGTGGGTTTTGCGGTCGCGCTCATGGTCGGGGCGATCCTCTCGGCCACCGACCCGGCCATCCTGATCCCGCTCTTCGACCGGCTCAACGTCCGCCCCAAGATCTCGCAGACCCTGATCTCGGAGTCGGCCTTCAACGACCCCATAAGCACGGTTTTGGCGCTGGCGCTGGTGGGGACCGTGCAGTCCGGGAGCTTCACCCTCTCGGACACCTTCTTCGGGTTCGTCGAGGAGATGGTGATCGGGACCGCGATCGGGCTCTTCGCCGGGTTCTTGCTCGCCTACCTGGTCTCCACGACGACCCGCTGGGGGATCTGGGACGAGGCCCCCGGCGTGGCGATACTCGCGGTGGTGGCGCTCGCGTACTTCTCGAACGAGGCGGTGGGGGGATCCGGGTACCTGGCTGCGTTCGTGATGGGGCTCGTGGTCGGCAACATGGGCGATCTCAGGCTCGGCAGGAGGCTCGGGCTCGGGCAGGACGAGATCCACGCCCGCCGGCTGGAGAGCTTCGTGGCCCAGATCGCCGAGATCGCCACCCTCCTCATCTTCGTCACCCTCGGGATAAACCTGCCCTTCGACGCGCTCTCGAAGTATTTCCTCGGGGGGCTCGTGGTGATGGCTGTCTTCATCTTCGTAGCCCGGCCCGTCACGGTGCTCGTCTCCCTCTTGCCGGATCGCAGGGCCCGCTGGAGCCGGGACGAGCTCCTCTTTTTGTGCTGGTCGCGCGAGACCGGGGTCGTGCCGACGGCGGTGGCGAGCCTGCTGCTCGCCCAGGGAGTGAAGGGGGCGGATATCGCCGTCTCGATGGTAGCGCTCGCGGTCTTCGCCACGCTCTTGCTCCAGGCCACCACCGCTGCCCCGCTCGCCCGCCGGCTCGGTTTGATCGAGGGCACACCGGCGGATGCCGGATAGGACATCTGGGATACAATCGTTTCTACAGAGGCGGCGACCCGAGGAAACCATGGCACAGCTCACAGACAGCTACGACAGGAAGATCGA
This genomic window contains:
- a CDS encoding cation:proton antiporter, yielding MLGAGLVSQLVARIVRLPEMVVMIAAGVLIGPAVLGVASNPLGGVGAQLLFNAGVAMILFHGGVGVSLKVISRVAFGLGLLVLPGVIVTAFIVALAVAGVFGVGFAVALMVGAILSATDPAILIPLFDRLNVRPKISQTLISESAFNDPISTVLALALVGTVQSGSFTLSDTFFGFVEEMVIGTAIGLFAGFLLAYLVSTTTRWGIWDEAPGVAILAVVALAYFSNEAVGGSGYLAAFVMGLVVGNMGDLRLGRRLGLGQDEIHARRLESFVAQIAEIATLLIFVTLGINLPFDALSKYFLGGLVVMAVFIFVARPVTVLVSLLPDRRARWSRDELLFLCWSRETGVVPTAVASLLLAQGVKGADIAVSMVALAVFATLLLQATTAAPLARRLGLIEGTPADAG